The Collimonas sp. PA-H2 genome contains a region encoding:
- the gloA gene encoding lactoylglutathione lyase, producing the protein MRILHTMLRVGNLQRSIDFYTKVLGMKLLRTNDNPEYKYTLAFVGYGSNPDHAELELTYNYGVESYEQGTAFGHLAVAVEDAYKACADVKAQGGNVTREAGPVKGGSTVIAFVQDPDGYKVELIERKDGISANAAL; encoded by the coding sequence ATGCGTATCCTCCATACCATGCTGCGCGTCGGCAATCTGCAACGCTCCATCGATTTCTACACCAAGGTGCTGGGCATGAAGCTGCTGCGCACCAACGATAATCCTGAGTACAAATATACCTTGGCCTTTGTCGGCTACGGCAGCAATCCCGATCATGCCGAACTCGAACTGACGTATAACTACGGTGTTGAAAGCTACGAGCAGGGCACGGCATTCGGCCACCTCGCGGTGGCGGTGGAAGACGCCTACAAGGCTTGCGCCGACGTCAAGGCGCAAGGCGGCAATGTGACGCGCGAAGCCGGCCCGGTAAAGGGCGGCAGCACGGTGATCGCTTTCGTGCAGGATCCCGATGGCTATAAAGTCGAACTGATCGAACGCAAGGATGGCATTTCCGCCAACGCTGCTTTATAA
- the glyS gene encoding glycine--tRNA ligase subunit beta, with amino-acid sequence MSDTLLIEIFTEELPPKALAKLGDAFAMGIFNGLKARDFLEEGALATAFATPRRLAVSISNVRAVSLDKTMREKVLPVSVALDAEGRPSAPLVKKLAALAAQCGKVMITPTELERAADGKAESFFFSYTAKGVALQTGLQAVLEDSVAKLPIPKVMSYQRQHGHAAGHTVRFVRPAHSLVALHGDQVLPLTLLGLDAGRLTEGHRFLSQGRITLADAGSYAATLAEQGKVIASFSERKEKIRSALLAAAADDQVLMPEALLDEVAALVEWPVVYACKFEDEFLSVPQECLILTMQTNQKYFALTDSAGKLRSRFLIVSNLQTNEPHYIIEGNERVVRPRLSDAKFFFEQDQKKKLAERVPLLANVVYHNKLGNQLQRTERVKTLAVAIAGLLGSDAALAALAERGALLAKADLLTDMVGEFPELQGVMGNYYARHDGEAEAVALAISEHYQPRFAGDALPTTDTSTAVALADKLETLVGIWGIGLQPTGDKDPFALRRHALGILRMLLEKRLPVSLTQLLSNAAQQFAGNANFKDPSSDVLPFLYDRLRGLLRERGYSPNEIEAVVAQQPERLDNIIERLDAVQAFAALPQAEALAAANKRITNILKKTEGVGSTVQPDLLQDSAEQSLFAAMNTLKPEVDAAFAKGDFSTALKALARLRENVDGFFNDVMVMADDLQLRNNRLALLANLHVMLNQVADISKLAA; translated from the coding sequence ATGAGCGATACCCTGCTGATCGAAATTTTTACCGAAGAACTGCCGCCGAAAGCATTGGCGAAACTGGGCGACGCCTTCGCCATGGGTATCTTCAATGGCTTGAAAGCGCGCGATTTCCTGGAAGAAGGTGCGCTCGCCACCGCGTTCGCCACGCCGCGCCGGCTGGCAGTCTCTATCAGCAATGTGCGCGCCGTTTCCCTCGACAAGACCATGCGCGAAAAAGTGCTGCCGGTATCGGTGGCGCTGGACGCAGAAGGCCGGCCATCGGCGCCGCTGGTCAAAAAACTGGCTGCCCTCGCCGCCCAATGCGGCAAGGTGATGATCACGCCAACCGAACTGGAACGCGCAGCCGACGGCAAGGCCGAAAGCTTCTTCTTCAGCTACACCGCCAAAGGCGTAGCGCTGCAAACCGGCTTGCAAGCAGTGCTGGAAGACAGCGTCGCCAAGCTGCCGATCCCGAAAGTCATGAGCTACCAGCGTCAGCACGGCCATGCCGCCGGCCATACCGTACGCTTCGTGCGGCCGGCGCACAGCCTGGTAGCGCTGCATGGCGACCAGGTGCTGCCGCTGACCTTGCTGGGCCTGGATGCCGGCCGCCTGACGGAAGGCCATCGCTTCCTGTCGCAAGGCCGCATCACGCTGGCCGATGCCGGCAGTTATGCAGCAACGCTGGCGGAACAAGGCAAGGTGATCGCCAGCTTCAGCGAACGCAAGGAAAAAATCCGTAGCGCCCTGCTGGCCGCCGCCGCAGATGACCAGGTGCTGATGCCGGAAGCGCTGCTGGATGAAGTGGCGGCGCTGGTCGAATGGCCGGTGGTGTATGCCTGCAAGTTTGAGGATGAATTCCTTAGCGTGCCGCAGGAATGCCTGATCCTGACCATGCAAACCAACCAGAAATATTTTGCCTTGACCGACAGCGCCGGCAAGCTACGCTCGCGCTTCCTGATCGTCTCGAACCTGCAGACCAACGAACCGCACTACATCATCGAAGGCAATGAGCGCGTGGTGCGGCCGCGCCTGTCCGACGCGAAATTCTTCTTCGAGCAAGACCAGAAAAAGAAACTGGCCGAGCGCGTGCCGCTGCTAGCCAACGTGGTGTATCACAACAAGCTCGGCAACCAGCTGCAACGCACGGAACGGGTCAAGACTCTGGCAGTGGCGATCGCCGGCCTGCTCGGCAGCGATGCAGCGCTGGCCGCATTGGCTGAGCGCGGCGCCCTGCTGGCCAAGGCCGACCTGCTGACCGATATGGTCGGCGAGTTCCCCGAACTGCAAGGCGTGATGGGCAACTACTACGCACGCCATGACGGCGAAGCAGAAGCGGTGGCGCTGGCGATTTCGGAACACTATCAGCCGCGCTTTGCCGGCGACGCCCTGCCGACCACAGACACGAGCACCGCGGTAGCGCTGGCCGACAAGCTGGAAACCCTGGTCGGCATCTGGGGTATCGGCCTGCAACCGACCGGCGACAAGGATCCGTTCGCGTTGCGCCGTCATGCCCTGGGCATTCTGCGCATGCTGCTGGAAAAGCGTCTGCCAGTGTCGCTGACGCAATTGCTGAGCAACGCGGCGCAGCAGTTTGCCGGCAATGCCAACTTCAAGGATCCGAGCAGCGATGTGCTGCCTTTCCTGTACGACCGCCTGCGCGGCCTGCTGCGCGAACGCGGCTATTCGCCGAACGAAATCGAAGCAGTCGTGGCGCAACAGCCTGAGCGGCTCGACAACATCATCGAGCGGCTCGATGCGGTGCAGGCCTTTGCCGCGTTGCCGCAAGCGGAAGCGCTGGCGGCTGCCAACAAGCGCATCACCAACATCCTGAAAAAGACCGAAGGCGTCGGCAGCACGGTGCAGCCGGATCTGCTGCAGGACAGCGCAGAACAATCGCTGTTCGCAGCCATGAATACGCTCAAACCGGAAGTCGATGCCGCCTTTGCCAAAGGCGATTTCAGCACCGCGCTGAAAGCCCTGGCGCGGCTGCGCGAAAATGTCGACGGCTTCTTCAACGACGTCATGGTGATGGCCGACGACCTGCAATTGCGCAACAACCGCCTGGCCTTGCTGGCGAACCTGCACGTGATGCTGAACCAGGTCGCCGATATTTCCAAGCTGGCGGCCTAA
- a CDS encoding ESPR-type extended signal peptide-containing protein, which produces MNQSYRVVWQASTNTCCAVSELARTKGKSKSRKTGHAKMLARIVALSLGVTGAGAALANTENTEEATTGSQLQANCIAADERAQRRLNASDKNDCKDDSIKAGPSTFTTALQGSGVTSSTLDASAQARTRIAAPPNSGADATADEQSLAANSMAPGARSDAAGVDSISAGKAGNERKITNVAAGTQAADAINKAQLDALAYSVGDASHYLAVNGRGDGSDDAIAAGVNSSAFGIDAQANGNGGSLAVGAYSTAQGHFSAAVGSESYALGDFSTALGPYASALSDGTTALGAESIAFGDQSIAVGSRSAAIGTASIAMGNFAKTENTGAIAIGSQYQEAEGEIGIQEAAYANGRNAIAFGAGATAYATDSLALGPRAIVEANNSVALGDHALADRTNTVSVGNARASDGTVVQTRQIVNVAAGTEDNDAVNVGQMNSAIGEVNTSIAGALTYGDASKQKLTLAGVNGSVIDNLADGTLTAGSKQAVNGGQLFQLSDNLAQMLGGGAMMGVNGFTGPVFGVQGGSYHNVGDALGALDGALDSLGNRVSNLESGGVQAAANSPKPVAKIARDVAPPAAPAAAPGAGADTGKDIVTQDQLDEVKDYADAGNKQTLGSANQYTDRKVANMVTQSDFNDFKGSVDQRFDTVHKKISRVGAMASAMAGMAGAIAAAPPNDNRVSAALGGYGGQTALSLGYARRISNSGALLVGASVASGGESSGTVGVSFGW; this is translated from the coding sequence ATGAATCAGTCATATCGCGTAGTTTGGCAAGCGTCCACGAATACTTGTTGCGCCGTCTCGGAACTGGCTAGAACCAAGGGAAAATCCAAGTCTCGCAAGACGGGGCACGCCAAAATGCTGGCCCGCATTGTCGCACTCAGTCTCGGCGTGACGGGAGCTGGCGCCGCGCTTGCCAATACGGAAAACACAGAAGAGGCAACTACCGGCAGCCAGCTTCAGGCCAATTGCATCGCCGCCGACGAGCGTGCCCAACGCCGCCTCAATGCCAGCGATAAAAACGACTGCAAGGACGATTCAATCAAAGCTGGCCCGAGTACATTTACGACTGCATTGCAAGGGTCTGGTGTTACCTCTTCGACGCTTGACGCCAGCGCACAAGCTCGCACCAGGATTGCTGCGCCTCCAAACTCCGGCGCCGACGCCACAGCAGACGAGCAGTCCCTGGCCGCAAACAGCATGGCGCCCGGTGCGCGCTCCGACGCCGCGGGCGTCGACAGCATATCCGCCGGCAAAGCAGGCAACGAACGCAAGATCACCAATGTCGCAGCTGGCACCCAAGCCGCCGATGCAATCAACAAAGCGCAGCTGGACGCTTTGGCCTACAGCGTTGGCGATGCCAGCCATTACCTGGCAGTCAACGGCAGGGGCGATGGCAGCGATGATGCGATAGCGGCCGGTGTCAACTCAAGTGCCTTCGGCATAGATGCGCAGGCCAATGGTAATGGAGGTTCACTTGCAGTCGGCGCCTACAGCACCGCACAAGGACATTTTAGCGCCGCGGTCGGGTCAGAGAGTTATGCGCTAGGCGATTTTAGTACGGCGCTAGGGCCATATGCCTCCGCATTATCGGACGGCACTACCGCGCTGGGTGCTGAGTCGATTGCCTTTGGCGACCAGAGCATTGCGGTTGGTTCCAGATCCGCAGCGATAGGCACAGCATCAATCGCCATGGGTAATTTTGCAAAAACCGAAAATACGGGTGCAATCGCTATCGGTAGCCAGTATCAAGAGGCTGAGGGTGAAATTGGCATCCAAGAGGCAGCTTACGCAAATGGACGCAATGCCATTGCGTTTGGTGCAGGTGCGACCGCATATGCAACAGATAGTCTTGCGCTCGGCCCAAGAGCAATCGTGGAAGCAAATAATTCTGTCGCACTGGGTGACCACGCCCTTGCTGACCGCACCAATACCGTCTCAGTTGGCAATGCCAGAGCCTCAGATGGCACCGTCGTACAAACCCGTCAAATCGTCAACGTCGCCGCCGGCACTGAAGACAACGACGCAGTCAACGTAGGGCAAATGAATAGCGCCATCGGCGAAGTGAACACCAGCATCGCGGGCGCATTGACGTATGGCGACGCCAGTAAGCAAAAACTGACTTTGGCCGGCGTCAACGGTTCTGTCATCGACAACCTGGCCGACGGTACGCTGACTGCCGGCAGCAAGCAAGCAGTCAACGGTGGCCAGCTGTTTCAGCTCAGCGACAATCTTGCACAAATGCTGGGTGGCGGCGCGATGATGGGAGTGAACGGATTTACGGGCCCGGTGTTTGGTGTCCAGGGCGGCAGCTATCACAATGTCGGCGATGCCTTGGGCGCCCTGGACGGAGCACTGGACTCCCTCGGAAATCGTGTCAGCAACCTGGAAAGCGGTGGCGTTCAGGCAGCCGCGAACTCGCCCAAGCCAGTCGCCAAGATAGCGCGCGACGTCGCACCACCAGCGGCGCCGGCCGCGGCTCCTGGCGCCGGTGCAGATACAGGCAAGGATATCGTGACGCAGGACCAGCTTGATGAAGTCAAGGACTATGCCGATGCGGGTAACAAGCAGACTTTAGGCAGCGCCAACCAATATACCGATAGAAAGGTGGCGAACATGGTCACGCAAAGCGACTTCAACGACTTCAAGGGCAGTGTCGACCAGCGCTTTGACACGGTGCATAAAAAGATCAGCCGGGTCGGCGCCATGGCCAGTGCGATGGCCGGCATGGCTGGCGCGATAGCGGCTGCACCGCCGAATGACAACCGGGTCAGCGCCGCGCTCGGCGGTTATGGCGGACAAACGGCGCTGTCCCTGGGCTACGCCAGACGCATCTCCAACAGCGGCGCCTTGCTGGTGGGCGCTTCTGTCGCCAGCGGCGGTGAATCCAGCGGTACGGTCGGCGTCAGTTTCGGCTGGTAA
- a CDS encoding 1-acyl-sn-glycerol-3-phosphate acyltransferase encodes MLRFSLFLRSLLFAVLMAILTVVWSLACVLFAPFPYARRYYLTARWNVIVIWMAKVICGIRYEVKGFENFPDAPAVVLSKHQSAWETIFLLQMTPRPLVFVFKKSLTYIPFFGWGIALLRMIPIDRSKGRDAFAQVVVQGRKRLADGQWIIMFPEGTRIPVGQTGKYKNGGTRLAVETNTVVVPIAHNAGECWPKNSFIKKPGLITVSIGKPIAPENLDSSELMAKVENWIESEMRVISPHVYSKQK; translated from the coding sequence ATGTTGCGTTTTTCCCTGTTTTTGCGTTCGCTGCTGTTTGCCGTGCTGATGGCAATCCTGACCGTAGTCTGGTCGCTAGCCTGCGTTCTGTTTGCCCCCTTCCCATACGCCCGCCGTTATTACCTGACAGCGCGCTGGAATGTCATCGTGATCTGGATGGCCAAGGTCATCTGCGGCATCCGCTATGAGGTCAAGGGCTTCGAGAATTTTCCGGATGCGCCTGCGGTGGTACTGAGCAAGCATCAGTCGGCCTGGGAAACCATCTTCCTGCTGCAGATGACGCCGCGGCCACTGGTGTTCGTGTTCAAGAAATCGCTGACCTACATCCCCTTCTTCGGCTGGGGCATTGCCTTGCTGCGCATGATTCCGATCGACCGCAGCAAAGGCCGCGACGCTTTCGCCCAGGTGGTGGTGCAAGGCCGCAAGCGGCTGGCTGACGGCCAATGGATCATCATGTTCCCGGAAGGCACGCGGATCCCGGTCGGGCAGACCGGCAAGTACAAGAACGGCGGCACCCGCCTGGCGGTTGAAACCAATACCGTGGTGGTGCCGATTGCCCATAACGCCGGCGAATGCTGGCCGAAGAATTCCTTCATCAAGAAGCCGGGCCTGATCACGGTCTCCATCGGCAAGCCGATCGCTCCGGAAAACCTGGATAGCAGCGAGCTCATGGCAAAAGTCGAAAATTGGATAGAATCTGAAATGCGGGTGATTTCACCCCATGTCTATTCCAAGCAAAAATAA
- the lnt gene encoding apolipoprotein N-acyltransferase, with amino-acid sequence MRFRLSSIPFPILLALAAVTGAVNVLSFAPYGLWPLQLLTLALLVFCLLRMGAAGVGAAGVGAGSIKRGALLGWAYGFGWVAHGVYWIYISLHDFGGLPGWLAVLAVAVLAAIMGLYTALCVSLSLWLQRRWNASPLLFALAIFPAMWGLTEWLRGWIFTGFPWLISGYAHTTGPLSGFAPLVGVYGLGCISAVIAGCLALLPQRKLPAVAALLALLAGLALHQINWTAPHGKPISVRLLQGNVPQEEKFNTAQIINSLRLYVDMIRAAPADLIATPETAVPILQTELPPDFLPALSDFSRQSGSHIALGIPYIDGPYRYSNSVIGIAPQDKTLPAFRYDKQHLVPFGEFVPFGFRWFVDMMNIPLGDFQRGAAVQAPFAVKDQWVLPNICYEDLFGDEIAAQLAATNAAGKPSATLLLNMSNIAWFGNTIALPQHLQISQMRSLESGRPMLRATNTGATALIDPHGVVSAQLAPYTRATLAVSVQGYSGMTPYILFGNRTLLAAALLMLAGAWWRCRQARGGLGQKRD; translated from the coding sequence ATGCGTTTTCGCCTTAGCTCTATTCCATTTCCCATCCTGCTGGCGCTGGCTGCCGTCACCGGCGCCGTCAACGTCCTTTCCTTTGCTCCCTACGGCCTCTGGCCGCTGCAACTGCTGACCCTGGCGCTGCTGGTCTTTTGCCTGCTGCGGATGGGTGCGGCCGGCGTAGGTGCGGCCGGCGTAGGTGCGGGCAGCATCAAGCGCGGCGCCCTGCTTGGCTGGGCCTACGGCTTCGGCTGGGTCGCCCACGGGGTTTACTGGATCTATATTTCGTTGCACGATTTCGGCGGCTTGCCAGGCTGGCTGGCGGTGCTGGCGGTGGCCGTGCTGGCGGCCATCATGGGCTTGTACACAGCGCTCTGCGTCAGCCTCAGCCTCTGGCTGCAACGGCGCTGGAATGCCTCGCCGCTGCTGTTTGCGCTGGCGATTTTCCCGGCCATGTGGGGCCTGACCGAATGGCTGCGCGGCTGGATATTCACCGGCTTCCCCTGGTTGATTTCGGGTTATGCCCATACCACCGGTCCGCTGAGCGGTTTCGCACCGCTGGTCGGGGTCTACGGCTTGGGCTGCATCTCGGCGGTAATTGCCGGTTGCCTGGCTTTGCTGCCGCAACGCAAACTGCCGGCCGTCGCCGCTTTGCTGGCGCTGCTGGCCGGCCTCGCTTTGCACCAGATCAACTGGACCGCACCGCATGGCAAGCCGATTTCCGTGCGCCTGTTGCAGGGCAACGTGCCACAGGAAGAGAAATTCAATACGGCCCAGATCATCAATTCGCTGCGCCTGTATGTCGACATGATCCGCGCCGCGCCGGCCGACCTGATCGCCACGCCGGAGACCGCGGTGCCGATCCTGCAAACCGAGCTGCCGCCGGATTTCCTCCCTGCCTTGTCGGATTTCTCGCGCCAGAGCGGCAGCCATATCGCGCTCGGCATTCCCTATATCGATGGCCCCTACCGCTATTCCAACAGCGTCATCGGCATCGCTCCGCAAGACAAGACGCTGCCCGCTTTCCGCTACGACAAGCAGCACCTGGTGCCGTTTGGCGAATTCGTGCCGTTCGGCTTCCGCTGGTTTGTCGACATGATGAATATCCCGCTCGGCGATTTCCAGCGCGGCGCGGCGGTACAAGCGCCCTTCGCTGTCAAAGACCAGTGGGTGCTGCCGAACATCTGCTACGAAGACTTGTTCGGCGACGAAATCGCCGCCCAACTGGCCGCCACCAACGCCGCCGGCAAGCCAAGCGCGACGCTGTTGCTGAACATGTCGAATATCGCCTGGTTCGGCAACACCATCGCCTTGCCGCAGCATTTGCAGATCTCGCAGATGCGCAGCCTGGAAAGCGGCCGGCCTATGCTGCGCGCCACCAATACCGGCGCCACCGCCCTGATCGATCCGCACGGCGTGGTCAGCGCTCAGCTGGCGCCATACACCCGCGCCACGCTGGCGGTCTCGGTGCAGGGCTACAGCGGCATGACACCGTACATCCTGTTTGGCAACCGCACCTTGCTGGCTGCGGCGCTGCTGATGCTGGCCGGCGCCTGGTGGCGCTGCCGCCAGGCGCGCGGCGGGCTGGGCCAGAAACGGGACTAA
- the glyQ gene encoding glycine--tRNA ligase subunit alpha — protein sequence MLTFQQIILKLQDYWDAQGCALLQPYDMEVGAGTSHTATFLRAIGPEPWRAAYVQPSRRPKDGRYGENPNRLQHYYQYQVVLKPAPENILDLYLGSLAALGLDLQRNDVRFVEDDWENPTLGAWGLGWEVWLNGMEVTQFTYFQQVGGLDCKPVLGEITYGIERLAMYLQGVENVYDLVWTEWIENGVKKTLSYGDVFHQNEVEQSTYNFEYADTEFLFPLFGNYETQAKRLLEVPLALPAYEMVLKAAHTFNLLDARGAISVTERAAYMGRIRNLSRAVAQAYYDSRAKLGFPMWEITKENAELLLQEFGDEYMAAVAQRAGDAA from the coding sequence ATGCTTACATTTCAACAAATCATTCTCAAATTACAAGATTACTGGGATGCGCAAGGCTGTGCCCTGCTGCAACCCTACGATATGGAAGTCGGCGCCGGCACTTCGCACACCGCGACCTTCCTGCGCGCCATAGGTCCGGAGCCCTGGCGCGCCGCCTATGTCCAGCCTTCGCGCCGTCCGAAAGACGGTCGCTATGGCGAAAACCCGAACCGCTTGCAACATTATTATCAATACCAGGTAGTGCTGAAGCCAGCGCCGGAAAACATCCTTGACCTGTATCTCGGCTCGCTGGCGGCGCTCGGCCTCGATCTGCAGCGCAACGACGTGCGCTTTGTCGAAGACGACTGGGAAAACCCGACCCTGGGCGCCTGGGGCCTCGGCTGGGAAGTCTGGCTGAACGGCATGGAAGTGACCCAGTTCACCTATTTCCAGCAAGTCGGCGGCCTCGATTGCAAGCCGGTGCTGGGCGAGATCACTTACGGCATCGAACGGCTGGCCATGTACCTGCAAGGCGTGGAAAACGTCTACGACCTGGTATGGACCGAGTGGATTGAAAACGGCGTCAAGAAGACCCTCAGTTATGGCGACGTGTTCCACCAGAATGAAGTCGAGCAGTCGACCTACAACTTCGAATACGCCGATACCGAATTCCTGTTCCCGCTGTTCGGCAACTACGAAACCCAGGCCAAGCGCCTGCTGGAAGTGCCGCTGGCGCTGCCGGCCTACGAAATGGTGCTGAAGGCGGCGCACACCTTCAATCTGCTGGATGCGCGCGGCGCCATTTCGGTCACCGAACGCGCCGCCTACATGGGCCGGATCCGCAACCTGTCGCGCGCGGTGGCGCAGGCGTACTACGATTCACGGGCAAAACTGGGCTTCCCTATGTGGGAAATCACCAAGGAAAACGCCGAACTGTTATTGCAAGAATTTGGAGATGAATACATGGCGGCTGTAGCCCAGCGCGCAGGGGATGCAGCATGA
- the gmhB gene encoding D-glycero-beta-D-manno-heptose 1,7-bisphosphate 7-phosphatase produces MKLIILDRDGVINHDSDAFIKSPAEWVPIKGSLEAIARLNQAGYRVVVATNQSGIARGLFDMQALMAIHQKMHEAAQLVGAEIDAIFFCPHAADDNCDCRKPKAGMFHDIGKRFEISLRGGVATVGDSLRDLQAGFVAGCAPYLVLTGKGEKTREKGGLPPGTLVYPDLAAVVDFLLKKPMELAV; encoded by the coding sequence ATGAAACTGATCATCCTGGACCGCGACGGCGTCATCAACCACGACTCGGACGCCTTCATCAAATCGCCCGCCGAGTGGGTGCCTATCAAGGGTTCGCTGGAAGCCATCGCGCGCCTGAACCAGGCCGGCTACCGGGTGGTGGTGGCCACCAACCAGTCGGGCATCGCGCGCGGCTTGTTCGACATGCAGGCGCTGATGGCTATCCATCAGAAAATGCATGAGGCAGCGCAGCTGGTCGGCGCCGAAATCGACGCCATCTTTTTCTGTCCGCATGCGGCCGACGACAACTGCGATTGCCGCAAGCCGAAAGCCGGCATGTTCCACGATATCGGCAAGCGCTTCGAGATCAGCCTGCGCGGCGGCGTCGCCACGGTAGGCGACTCGCTGCGCGACTTGCAGGCCGGCTTCGTCGCCGGTTGCGCGCCGTATCTGGTGTTGACCGGAAAAGGCGAGAAGACCCGCGAAAAAGGCGGCCTGCCACCCGGCACCCTGGTGTATCCGGACTTGGCGGCGGTGGTCGATTTCCTGTTGAAAAAGCCGATGGAACTGGCAGTGTGA
- a CDS encoding M48 family metallopeptidase, whose amino-acid sequence MKLLHQKPTKPRLGPDARPQGKLPLQQALQLDLFADDSIASTPAAPQTPNPRSNPRLTPVPQTPLAGEAGALAPGKRRLHFGEHTLDYTLLRSKRRSIGFLISDDGLRVTAPKWVTLGDIEVAIREKKRWIFTKLSEYRDRSTRRMQPQMQWRDGETLPYMGRSITLRIHATQKAGIHFDDASDQLIICLPADAGEQQLKDRVLGWLQLEAKRVFGERLPIYAKKLGVTYQSFALSSATTQWGSCTSEGKIRLNWRLMHFALPLIDYVIAHELSHLREMNHSPRFWATVQSIFPEFETARKTLRDSAQETLPVF is encoded by the coding sequence TTGAAACTATTGCATCAAAAACCAACTAAGCCACGCCTGGGGCCGGATGCACGGCCCCAGGGCAAGCTACCGCTGCAACAAGCGTTGCAGCTGGACCTGTTTGCCGACGATTCAATCGCCAGCACGCCGGCAGCGCCGCAAACCCCCAATCCAAGATCGAATCCTCGCTTGACCCCGGTGCCACAGACGCCCCTGGCCGGCGAAGCTGGCGCGCTGGCGCCAGGCAAGCGCCGCCTGCATTTTGGCGAACACACCCTCGATTACACCCTGCTGCGCTCCAAACGACGCTCCATCGGCTTCCTGATCAGCGACGACGGCCTGCGCGTCACCGCCCCAAAATGGGTCACGCTGGGCGATATCGAAGTGGCCATCCGCGAAAAGAAACGTTGGATTTTTACCAAGCTGAGCGAGTACCGCGATCGTTCCACCCGCCGCATGCAGCCGCAGATGCAGTGGCGCGACGGCGAGACGCTGCCCTACATGGGCCGCAGCATTACCCTGCGCATCCACGCCACGCAAAAAGCCGGCATCCATTTCGACGACGCCAGCGACCAGCTGATCATCTGCCTGCCGGCCGATGCCGGCGAGCAGCAACTCAAGGATCGCGTATTGGGCTGGCTGCAGCTGGAAGCCAAGCGCGTGTTCGGCGAGCGCCTGCCGATCTATGCGAAAAAGCTGGGCGTCACTTACCAGTCGTTTGCGCTATCGTCGGCCACCACGCAATGGGGTTCCTGCACTTCTGAAGGCAAGATCCGCCTCAACTGGCGGCTGATGCATTTCGCGCTGCCGCTGATCGATTACGTGATCGCCCACGAGTTGTCGCATCTGCGCGAGATGAACCACAGCCCGCGTTTCTGGGCCACGGTGCAATCGATTTTCCCCGAGTTTGAAACAGCCAGGAAGACCCTGCGTGACAGCGCCCAGGAAACCCTGCCAGTTTTCTGA
- the rsmA gene encoding 16S rRNA (adenine(1518)-N(6)/adenine(1519)-N(6))-dimethyltransferase RsmA → MKNHIPRKRFGQNFLTDDTVLYNIISAIAPQADDNMVEIGPGLAAMTSLLLESLQQLHVVELDRDLVARLQKNFDPARLHVHSADALKFDFSSIPLSGDKKLRVVGNLPYNISSPLLFHLAQIAPQVQDQHFMLQKEVVERMVATPGGKAFGRLSVMLQWRYTMQLMFIVPPTAFDPPPKVESAIVRMIPIAQPLACDQKKLEDVVLKAFTQRRKVIRNCLAGMFTENDLIDAGVDPQSRPETVSMELFVALANRLA, encoded by the coding sequence ATGAAGAATCACATTCCCCGCAAGCGCTTCGGCCAGAATTTCCTGACTGATGACACCGTGCTGTACAACATCATCAGCGCGATAGCGCCGCAAGCCGACGACAACATGGTTGAAATCGGCCCCGGCCTGGCTGCCATGACCAGTCTGCTGCTGGAGTCCTTGCAGCAATTGCACGTGGTCGAACTGGATCGCGACCTGGTAGCGCGCCTGCAAAAGAATTTCGATCCGGCGCGCCTGCATGTGCATTCCGCCGATGCCTTGAAATTCGACTTCAGCAGCATTCCCCTGAGCGGCGACAAGAAATTGCGCGTGGTCGGCAATCTGCCTTACAACATTTCCAGCCCTTTGCTGTTCCACTTGGCGCAGATCGCGCCGCAGGTGCAGGACCAGCACTTCATGCTGCAAAAGGAAGTCGTGGAACGCATGGTGGCCACACCCGGCGGCAAAGCCTTCGGCCGCCTGTCCGTCATGCTGCAATGGCGCTACACCATGCAACTGATGTTCATCGTGCCGCCGACCGCTTTCGATCCCCCACCGAAAGTGGAGTCTGCCATCGTACGGATGATTCCGATCGCCCAGCCCCTGGCTTGCGACCAGAAGAAACTGGAAGATGTCGTGCTGAAAGCGTTTACACAAAGACGCAAGGTGATCCGCAACTGCCTGGCCGGCATGTTTACCGAGAATGACTTGATTGATGCTGGCGTCGACCCGCAGTCGCGGCCTGAAACCGTGTCGATGGAATTGTTTGTGGCGTTGGCGAACCGTCTGGCCTGA